One Helianthus annuus cultivar XRQ/B chromosome 12, HanXRQr2.0-SUNRISE, whole genome shotgun sequence genomic region harbors:
- the LOC110892910 gene encoding G-type lectin S-receptor-like serine/threonine-protein kinase At4g27290 isoform X2 has product MEDQYIHLLFFVAFILLLLDCNSLDTISANQEIRDGKTTLVSEGEMFELGFFSPGKSKNRYMGIWYNKISYGTVVWVANRETPIADRSGMLKLNRQGNLVICSGGNPMVWSSNPVESMQGMKFGKDLVTGLQTIMTSWKSPDDPSVGVYSDIHDTNGYPQNLRFQGEVLIGRLGPWHGLGFSGFPLDKTNQIYSLDFVMNENEIYHIYKLKSSIAQRIILTWDGRTLTLQWIERIQDWIVYAESEVDNCDRFSLCGAYGICNINKHPPCSCMQGFEPRHPEEWEGSDWASGCKRKKPLTCGDGKGDGFLKIPGVKVPDTRRSWYNESMTLRECEIACKRNCFCTGYANLDIRNGGSGCLLWLDELLDTRVYDGDQDLYIRMAASELEGVVNSRSNFNKEKRTLIVVLITSSVVPLLFLVAYAFRKTKKRPHMKSQGKWYVYDEKNTSLQMEQLDDLQFFSLYEVARATDNFSVSNKIGQGGFGPVYKGVLKNGREIAVKRLSETSQQGLSEFYNEIKCIAKLQHRNLVKLLGYCVHENELILIYEYMTNKSLDWFLFDETRSLTLNWPQRLNIIHGIARGVLYLHQDSRLQIVHRDLKAGNILLDGDMNPKISDFGLARKFVGHDTTAKTKKVVGTYGYISPEYALQGHFSIKSDVFSFGVLMLEIICGQRIREFSHGDRYDNLLGHAWRLYKEGRTFELMSGSLQASCVVSEVLRSIHVALLCVQNHAEDRPTMLSVVLMLVGEGALPEPKQPAYFNEESCRELKILPSVAGCTITLLYAR; this is encoded by the exons ATGGAGGACCAATACATACATCTATTATTCTTTGTTGCTTTCATCTTGCTGTTATTAGATTGCAATTCACTAGACACCATATCTGCAAATCAAGAAATCAGAGATGGTAAAACCACCCTTGTTTCCGAAGGAGAAATGTTCGAATTGGGCTTTTTTAGCCCCGGGAAGTCCAAGAACCGGTACATGGGAATATGGTACAATAAGATATCATATGGTACAGTTGTATGGGTTGCTAACAGGGAGACGCCAATCGCAGATAGATCAGGCATGCTCAAACTCAACAGACAGGGAAACCTGGTGATTTGCAGTGGTGGCAACCCAATGGTCTGGTCATCCAATCCAGTGGAATCTATGCAAG GAATGAAATTCGGGAAGGACTTGGTAACGGGGTTACAGACTATCATGACATCTTGGAAGAGTCCTGATGATCCTTCAGTAGGTGTGTATAGTGATATACATGACACCAATGGATACCCACAAAATTTAAGGTTTCAGGGTGAAGTTTTGATAGGAAGACTTGGACCATGGCATGGTCTCGGCTTCAGCGGCTTTCCTCTTGATAAAACAAATCAGATTTACTCGTTGGACTTTGTCATGAATGAGAATGAAATCTATCATATATATAAACTTAAAAGTTCGATAGCTCAGAGGATTATTTTGACATGGGATGGCAGGACACTAACTTTGCAATGGATTGAGCGAATCCAAGACTGGATTGTGTATGCAGAATCTGAAGTAGATAATTGTGATCGGTTTTCACTCTGTGGTGCGTATGGAATCTGCAACATTAACAAGCATCCACCTTGCTCTTGTATGCAAGgatttgaaccaagacatccagAAGAATGGGAGGGGTCAGATTGGGCGAGTGGGTGTAAACGCAAAAAACCTTTGACTTGTGGGGATGGAAAGGGGGATGGTTTTCTGAAAATTCCAGGAGTGAAGGTACCAGACACACGGCGATCATGGTATAATGAGAGCATGACCCTCAGAGAATGTGAGATAGCCTGCAAAAGGAACTGCTTTTGTACAGGTTATGCAAATTTAGATATCAGAAATGGTGGAAGTGGATGTTTGCTTTGGCTTGATGAGCTTTTGGACACTAGAGTGTATGATGGAGATCAAGATCTTTACATAAGAATG GCAGCCTCTGAGTTAGAAG GTGTTGTAAACTCCCGGTCCAACTTTAACAAAGAGAAAAGAACACTTATAGTGGTGCTTATAACTTCATCAGTTGTGCCACTTCTCTTTCTAGTGGCATATGCCTTTAGAAAGACAAAGAAACGGCCTCACATGAAAAGTCAAG gaaagTGGTATGTGTATGATGAAAAGAATACAAGTCTACAGATGGAACAACTTGATGATTTACAATTTTTTAGCCTATATGAAGTAGCCAGGGCCACAGATAACTTCAGTGTCTCCAATAAGATTGGACAAGGCGGCTTTGGTCCCGTTTACAAG GGCGTGTTGAAAAATGGAAGAGAAATAGCAGTAAAACGGCTCTCAGAAACATCCCAACAAGGGCTCAGTGAATTCTATAATGAGATCAAATGTATTGCAAAACTTCAGCATCGGAATCTTGTGAAGCTTCTTGGATATTGTGTTCATGAAAATGAACTGATTTTGATTTATGAATACATGACTAACAAAAGCTTGGATTGGTTTCTCTTTG ATGAAACCAGAAGCTTGACGCTTAACTGGCCTCAACGATTAAATATAATACATGGAATAGCTCGGGGTGTTCTCTATCTACATCAAGATTCCCGCCTTCAAATTGTCCATAGAGATCTAAAGGCAGGTAATATTTTGCTGGACGGTGACATGAATCCAAAAATATCCGACTTCGGCTTAGCTAGAAAGTTTGTAGGACATGATACCACTGCGAAGACAAAGAAAGTGGTTGGAACATA TGGTTACATTTCTCCAGAGTATGCCCTACAAGGGCATTTTTCTATAAAATCTGATGTATTTAGTTTTGGCGTTCTCATGTTGGAGATAATTTGTGGGCAGAGAATTAGAGAATTCTCCCATGGAGACCGCTATGATAACCTTCTTGGACAT GCATGGAGACTCTATAAGGAAGGCAGGACCTTTGAATTAATGAGTGGATCTTTACAGGCCTCATGTGTGGTCTCTGAAGTACTAAGATCAATACATGTTGCACTGTTATGTGTGCAGAATCACGCTGAAGATAGACCAACAATGTTGTCAGTGGTTCTGATGCTGGTTGGTGAAGGTGCATTGCCTGAACCTAAACAGCCCGCTTATTTCAATGAAGAGAGCTGCCGCGAACTTAAAATTCTTCCATCAGTTGCTGGATGCACAATAACACTATTGTATGCTCGATAG
- the LOC110892910 gene encoding G-type lectin S-receptor-like serine/threonine-protein kinase At4g27290 isoform X1, which yields MEDQYIHLLFFVAFILLLLDCNSLDTISANQEIRDGKTTLVSEGEMFELGFFSPGKSKNRYMGIWYNKISYGTVVWVANRETPIADRSGMLKLNRQGNLVICSGGNPMVWSSNPVESMQGNNSVVVAKLLDTGNLVVLDDNKTIWQSFDYPGDTYLPGMKFGKDLVTGLQTIMTSWKSPDDPSVGVYSDIHDTNGYPQNLRFQGEVLIGRLGPWHGLGFSGFPLDKTNQIYSLDFVMNENEIYHIYKLKSSIAQRIILTWDGRTLTLQWIERIQDWIVYAESEVDNCDRFSLCGAYGICNINKHPPCSCMQGFEPRHPEEWEGSDWASGCKRKKPLTCGDGKGDGFLKIPGVKVPDTRRSWYNESMTLRECEIACKRNCFCTGYANLDIRNGGSGCLLWLDELLDTRVYDGDQDLYIRMAASELEGVVNSRSNFNKEKRTLIVVLITSSVVPLLFLVAYAFRKTKKRPHMKSQGKWYVYDEKNTSLQMEQLDDLQFFSLYEVARATDNFSVSNKIGQGGFGPVYKGVLKNGREIAVKRLSETSQQGLSEFYNEIKCIAKLQHRNLVKLLGYCVHENELILIYEYMTNKSLDWFLFDETRSLTLNWPQRLNIIHGIARGVLYLHQDSRLQIVHRDLKAGNILLDGDMNPKISDFGLARKFVGHDTTAKTKKVVGTYGYISPEYALQGHFSIKSDVFSFGVLMLEIICGQRIREFSHGDRYDNLLGHAWRLYKEGRTFELMSGSLQASCVVSEVLRSIHVALLCVQNHAEDRPTMLSVVLMLVGEGALPEPKQPAYFNEESCRELKILPSVAGCTITLLYAR from the exons ATGGAGGACCAATACATACATCTATTATTCTTTGTTGCTTTCATCTTGCTGTTATTAGATTGCAATTCACTAGACACCATATCTGCAAATCAAGAAATCAGAGATGGTAAAACCACCCTTGTTTCCGAAGGAGAAATGTTCGAATTGGGCTTTTTTAGCCCCGGGAAGTCCAAGAACCGGTACATGGGAATATGGTACAATAAGATATCATATGGTACAGTTGTATGGGTTGCTAACAGGGAGACGCCAATCGCAGATAGATCAGGCATGCTCAAACTCAACAGACAGGGAAACCTGGTGATTTGCAGTGGTGGCAACCCAATGGTCTGGTCATCCAATCCAGTGGAATCTATGCAAGGTAATAATTCGGTAGTGGTGGCGAAGCTTCTAGATACCGGAAATCTTGTTGTTTTGGATGACAATAAAACAATTTGGCAAAGTTTTGACTATCCTGGTGATACATATCTACCAGGAATGAAATTCGGGAAGGACTTGGTAACGGGGTTACAGACTATCATGACATCTTGGAAGAGTCCTGATGATCCTTCAGTAGGTGTGTATAGTGATATACATGACACCAATGGATACCCACAAAATTTAAGGTTTCAGGGTGAAGTTTTGATAGGAAGACTTGGACCATGGCATGGTCTCGGCTTCAGCGGCTTTCCTCTTGATAAAACAAATCAGATTTACTCGTTGGACTTTGTCATGAATGAGAATGAAATCTATCATATATATAAACTTAAAAGTTCGATAGCTCAGAGGATTATTTTGACATGGGATGGCAGGACACTAACTTTGCAATGGATTGAGCGAATCCAAGACTGGATTGTGTATGCAGAATCTGAAGTAGATAATTGTGATCGGTTTTCACTCTGTGGTGCGTATGGAATCTGCAACATTAACAAGCATCCACCTTGCTCTTGTATGCAAGgatttgaaccaagacatccagAAGAATGGGAGGGGTCAGATTGGGCGAGTGGGTGTAAACGCAAAAAACCTTTGACTTGTGGGGATGGAAAGGGGGATGGTTTTCTGAAAATTCCAGGAGTGAAGGTACCAGACACACGGCGATCATGGTATAATGAGAGCATGACCCTCAGAGAATGTGAGATAGCCTGCAAAAGGAACTGCTTTTGTACAGGTTATGCAAATTTAGATATCAGAAATGGTGGAAGTGGATGTTTGCTTTGGCTTGATGAGCTTTTGGACACTAGAGTGTATGATGGAGATCAAGATCTTTACATAAGAATG GCAGCCTCTGAGTTAGAAG GTGTTGTAAACTCCCGGTCCAACTTTAACAAAGAGAAAAGAACACTTATAGTGGTGCTTATAACTTCATCAGTTGTGCCACTTCTCTTTCTAGTGGCATATGCCTTTAGAAAGACAAAGAAACGGCCTCACATGAAAAGTCAAG gaaagTGGTATGTGTATGATGAAAAGAATACAAGTCTACAGATGGAACAACTTGATGATTTACAATTTTTTAGCCTATATGAAGTAGCCAGGGCCACAGATAACTTCAGTGTCTCCAATAAGATTGGACAAGGCGGCTTTGGTCCCGTTTACAAG GGCGTGTTGAAAAATGGAAGAGAAATAGCAGTAAAACGGCTCTCAGAAACATCCCAACAAGGGCTCAGTGAATTCTATAATGAGATCAAATGTATTGCAAAACTTCAGCATCGGAATCTTGTGAAGCTTCTTGGATATTGTGTTCATGAAAATGAACTGATTTTGATTTATGAATACATGACTAACAAAAGCTTGGATTGGTTTCTCTTTG ATGAAACCAGAAGCTTGACGCTTAACTGGCCTCAACGATTAAATATAATACATGGAATAGCTCGGGGTGTTCTCTATCTACATCAAGATTCCCGCCTTCAAATTGTCCATAGAGATCTAAAGGCAGGTAATATTTTGCTGGACGGTGACATGAATCCAAAAATATCCGACTTCGGCTTAGCTAGAAAGTTTGTAGGACATGATACCACTGCGAAGACAAAGAAAGTGGTTGGAACATA TGGTTACATTTCTCCAGAGTATGCCCTACAAGGGCATTTTTCTATAAAATCTGATGTATTTAGTTTTGGCGTTCTCATGTTGGAGATAATTTGTGGGCAGAGAATTAGAGAATTCTCCCATGGAGACCGCTATGATAACCTTCTTGGACAT GCATGGAGACTCTATAAGGAAGGCAGGACCTTTGAATTAATGAGTGGATCTTTACAGGCCTCATGTGTGGTCTCTGAAGTACTAAGATCAATACATGTTGCACTGTTATGTGTGCAGAATCACGCTGAAGATAGACCAACAATGTTGTCAGTGGTTCTGATGCTGGTTGGTGAAGGTGCATTGCCTGAACCTAAACAGCCCGCTTATTTCAATGAAGAGAGCTGCCGCGAACTTAAAATTCTTCCATCAGTTGCTGGATGCACAATAACACTATTGTATGCTCGATAG